TTCTTCATATCTATTTGAGCTTGAGCTTCTAGTTTGGAAATTTCAGGCTGGTTTCTGGCAGTTGCTAACTGTTGGCTTTTGCTCCCTCTGTTCTCTTGTATAGTATTATTCATGAGTGTTCTACCAAAATCTCCAGGATATTGTATGCTCGTTCAACTTCTCTTCGGAGTTTTCATTAAAAAGGAGGCAATCAGACGTGCACAGGTTATTTGAGTTGGCTTACTTTTGTTCCCAGTTTGAGTTATGAATTTCGCCCTAATCACCTGTTAATCTGGTCAATCGGTTATTAGTTACTTTTTGGGGCAGTTATTGTTTAACCACCAGTTAATAATTTTAGATTATAAATGATCGAGAaccatgaaaaaataaaataatgatgaGGTGTGGAGGACTTCTGCTCAAGACCCCTGTTGAGAAAGTCAAAGGTCCTTCACTCTTATATGTAAATACGAGATGGGTACcagcgcaatgcggcggcggtggcggcaagCCGGCAatgggtggtgatggtggtggtggtggtaacgaagtggttattaatctaaaagtgattgatgtaaatagtagtgtagttattttatggttaagggatgtatcttttgtaaatagttttattaagagtattatagagatattaggtggaaatatttaaattaatgaataaaggagatagataattggataaatatggttggaaaatattttagggatatattgggtagatttagtgtgtgagttaagaatgtgttgaaaattaagggtattttgggtattttaaaggtagaaagttaaaaataggggagggtagtttgttttataatagagTATAGATTATATATCTTGTTAAAACATATTTAGCTCAGTTCAGATAATATGGTTTGGTTATTTAGGCATATAGATAAGTAAGCCGAAGTATTCGATTATCGAAAGTTTCAAAGTATAACTACCATTTCCCTACTTTATATCtggttttggtttggttatggtCCGGCAGATTGGTTCTTTGCTCACCCCTACTACCATTTCCCTACTTATCATTTGATTGGTTTGCACACGTTATTCTCGGGACCTTATTGTTTTCCCCAAGTTGGTATGTAGCCCATGTCTTATTGTTTGGAAGTTTTTTGGTTTCATAGAGTGTACCTGTCTCATCTGGTCAATGTAGCCGGTAACCCCTAACACGAGTGTGTCTCAACCTACATCCATGTTTTATGATTAATTGTCTATCTGCTGTCACATAACACGATCTATCATTTTTGCAAATTTAACCGCTTTGTTGGATGGTCATTGTAGAACTTACCCTCTGCTGTTTTGGATCAAGAAACAGGGACACCCTAGAGTCATGAATACGAATGTTGATATTATAgtggttaatataatctcttaAACGTATAAACCTATATATGGGCTAGAATCTAACAAAATTGTCATGTTTAAATTCCTCTTACTTTGACATGTGTTGAATACTTGAATATGCAAACACTAATTgttgttctttttttcttaaccTTGGTTTTATTAAAAGAAGATGTGAACCTTTCAACTTTGTACCACGTCTGAGTTGGCTTATGTTGTTGATTCATCTCTCAGGTTGTTGGAACTGCTTTTACACACCATCAGAAATGTGTGCTGGTTGATACACAGGCATCTGGTAATAATAGAAAGGTTACGTCATTTATAGGCGGTCTTGATCTCTGTGATGGCCGTTATGACACACCAGAGCATAGGTTATTTCATGATCAAGACACCATTTTCAAGGATGATGTTCACCAGCCATCATACCCGGTTAgtgaaaaaaattaatgttaCCATTTCTGCATTGGTACTCTTGAAACTAGCACTCTTGCCTATTTGAGTGCTGTGGTTCTTATGAAATTCTTGATTATGACATTTTGTCAGAAAAATAATTTCAGTGTTCTCGATTCTGCCCTAGCTATGATTTAACCACTTACTATTGTTACTTATCAATACCAGGCAGGAACTAAGGCCCCAAGGCAGCCATGGCATGATTTGCACTGCAAGATTGATGGTCCTGCTGCATATGATGTCCTTATGAACTTTGAACAGCGTTGGAAAAAAGCTACGAAGTGGAGAGAATTTGCACTCCTTGCCAAGAAAATGGCTCAGTGGCAAGACGATGCGTTGATAAAGATCGAGCGGATATCGTGGATTGTCAGTCCTACCTATCCTGCTGCAAAACATGGAGATCACTCCATAGTTCCTGAAGACGATCCGATATTGCATGTTTCCAGTGAAGATTCTCCTGATAATTGGCATGTGCAGGTTAGAGAATGGTCTTCCCCTAACCCCATATTTGACTTATAGAGAATAACAAAATCATTTGAACTTCTCTTACATCCTGCAGATTTTTAGGTCCATTGATTCCGGATCGTTAAAAGGATTCCCCAAAACTGTTGATGTCTGTGAGGAACAGGTCaaaatttctttcattttttttttatcctttctaAATATGCTGTTATTTTTTACAATACTGTGAGATACAGGAAATACGTACTCCATACATCAAAAGCATGTGCTGAGTTTTTTACTTAAGTTGACAACTAGTTACAGACCTCTTTTAGAAACCTCTCAGTTATATGCATTGTTCTTCTCTTTTAAGGACGAAATATAAACTTACTTGCCAATTGAAACACCTGTACAAATAAACTTGCTTTGTGCTATGGGCCAAAAGCCTCTTGGTATATGTATATTTCTAGTGCCCCATTTCGAACAATGCTGAAtatgtttcattttcatttccaCTCTGCAGAATCTTATTAGTGCAAAAAGTCTGGTGATAGACAAAAGCATTCAGACAGCATACATCCAAGCCATTCGCTCAGCTCAGCATTTCATTTATATCGAAAACCAGTATTTCATTGGATCATCCTATGCATGGCCTGATTACAAAGATGCAGGTACTACTTGTATTTTGATATGATCcaacatcggccaagtatgggattggttggtggtttataagcctaggtgtcccctcctcctttgagctagcttttgggagtgagttctacacgactacacctagcttatggcatgatacgagcctattatgggatgggttcgtatcatatttcattttataaCAGTACTGGATGATGCCATGTTTCAAGACACATTAAATGAGCCTTCTGTgtcttttcccacttccatgGTTTAATAGCTCGGTAgaaaattaaatgaaatcatATACATCTTTCAATCATTATCTTTTGGCATTGCTGATTGCTGATTTTGGCTAATCAAATGAATCATAGTTGTGTTAGCTAATTGATGATACGATGAACTCCAGATATAATCTATTATAGATTGAACTGATAGCTAATTGTGGTTATTTACATATTGAAAAGAGAATATGTTAGCTTGTACACTTGAGTAAATGGCTCGTCTACTTCTTTTGCTGTTTTATAAGTAGtatcttttttctatttttgttgaTCGTGTCATTGGCCTCATAGTATGGGTGGGTAAGAGTTAACTTGGTAGAATGCCCATTTTTAAATGCTGAATTAGTGTTCCCCATCGATCTCAACTGGCACCGAAAATGTATTTTATCTATCAacctgtgtttttttttggtattatgTTTATGAGGGTGGTAATTTCTATCGAATAATTAGGAGCTGATAATCTGATACCAATGGAGTTAGCTCTAAAAATTGCTAGTAAGATTAAAGCCGGTGAGAGGTTTGCTGTTTACGTTGTCATACCATTGTGGCCTGAGGGTGCTCCAGCATCCGCTACTGTGCAGGAAATTCTCTATTGGCaggtacttttatttttctaccCTTCAAAGTCTACTTGTATTAGTTAAAAGTTtgtgataaatgttttttttatctccTAGATGATATCAGGACACAacagttttgtttgtttatctGATTTTCATATCTACTATCAATCTgtcatttgttttttgaaaaatacatatctatATCATACAGAGCCAGACAATGCAAACAATGTATAGCATTGTAGCACATGAAATCAAGGTTATGCAACTGGATGCACATCCTGAAGACTATCTAAATTTCTATTGTCTTGGCAAGCGGGAAGAGTTACCTACAGAAATGAGTCAAGATCCTGATGAGAAGGTATTTCTAAATCTAAAAACTCCCCTTTTTAACAAATGAGCTCTCCAAAAGTAATTACTTGTACATAATTTATAGGCAGGCACATCTAGTTCACATTGGTGTATAATAGGttccttttttgttttgtttggggTAAGGTATAATTGTTTTGGATACTTATTGCTACATATTTATTTCAATGCGGTCATATACAATGTTGTGAGAAATTGCTTTTGAATTGTTTATAGGTCTCAGATTCACAGAAGTTCAAACGCTTTATGATATATGTGCATGCTAAAGGAATGATAGTGGATGATGAATATGTGATAATAGGATCTGCGAACATTAATCAAAGATCTTTAGCTGGTTCAAAAGACACAGAAATAGCCATGGGTTCGTATCAGCCTCATCACACTTGGGCAGCTAAGAAGCGGCATCCACATGGACAGGTCCGCCAATTACTCTGTTTTAAGTTATCCTCTAAATGATTTATGTGATGGAAACCTATTTAAGCTGCAATTGTTCAAATGTATAGAGGATTATCCAATAAACTATATTCCAATTTATGAATGCTgaacataaatttaaattccATATAATTTCCTATGTCAGTCTTTTCTCCCCACCTTGTCAAATGTCAATGTGGGACTGAGTTACATATCTGGTATTTAGTTACCATCTAAATTCTCAGAGAAACTAAAGCATttcttttttggtattttcctgtgtcattattttgatatttatgtgtattttggTGGATTTAAGCATTTATGTTTTCCAGTGATTAGATCTGCATTGTTCTTATCTATCTTAGGACTGTTGGTACGTTGGTGACAAGAAAGTACAATTATAATAAATCAAGTTTTTAGCATTATTGGTACAGCTAAGATGAACTTTTTCAAAACGGGTTGACCACTCAGTTTTAGTGCCAAGTTCATTAAAATATTATACGGTATACTAGTTCTATACTACGTGTGTCAAAACTGTGGCATATTGGCATTGAATGTTGTTAAAACGCTGGTGAACAGAGAAATCCTCGGTGTATAATGTTGGGTTGCGGTTTTGTTCACCTGAATTCCGTGTACCAAATTTACATGTAActgttttgagttttgacacATGCatgtcacacacacacacacacacatcagCAAGCGAAACCAACAGCTGTCTTGTAAAAAAGATTCACAATATTGGAAGAACAAAACTGAAACCTGAGTGGTTACAACTGCAACAATATACGAAATATGGGGGAAGTATGATGTAGACAATCATTCCCCTACCTGAAGATGGAGAAACTAAAACCTGAGTGGGTAAACCTCTTGAATTTTTTTGAATGATCTACGTGGTACAATGGTAACTTAGTTATTTAGTGTCATTTTGGTAGCGTTTATAGTAAATTTATAGGTAAGTTCTCATAGTTCTTTCTCTCAATAGTTAATATCGAGAATTGCATAAACCCCCCTAACTAATAAGTATTATGATAGGAATAACAAGGACTAATGTCACTAAAGAATGGCTTTCATTCGTACTTTATAATCTTGTACAGTAAATTTTTGTATCTTATGCATTTAAGAAGCTTTTTACTTGATTGATTTCTTAGTAGTATGCAAATGTAAATCATGACATCGTAACTATTTCAATTTAAATCACTTTTATAAGCTTCAAATATTTTACCTTTTCATCATTTACATTGGCTTTGGCTAATATTTGCTAAAAATTCTGTATAATTTCAGATATATGGCTATAGAATGTCGCTATGGGCCGAGCATCTTGGTATACTAGAGGAATGTTACATGGAAGGAGAGACACTGGAGTGTGTGAGGAAGGTTAATGAAGTAGCCAAATCCAACTGGAAAAAATTTGCTGATGATGAGTTTTCAGAATTGCAAGGTCATATACTTAAGTATCCTCTACAAGTTGACGCCGAAGGGAAGGTGGATTCCTTGCCTGGCTATGAGACTTTTCCGGATCTTGGAGGTAAAATTATTGGAGCTCATTCAACAACACTGCCTGACATTTTAACAACATAATCCCCAACCCTAATTCCTTATGTTCCTATAATCCTATGAATGCTATTGGTGTAAAGAAAACTGTATATGTTGCTTAGTGGGGGGAAGTAG
The Erigeron canadensis isolate Cc75 chromosome 2, C_canadensis_v1, whole genome shotgun sequence DNA segment above includes these coding regions:
- the LOC122586554 gene encoding phospholipase D delta-like, whose product is MTEDASERIVYLHGDLYLHIIEARNLPNMDVFTGHIRSCVTFQACRNSTGDGNVTSDTKLRSGRRKIITSDPYVKVSVPQATVARTRVLKNSKNPRWNENFIIPLAHQLANLEFQVKDDDVFGADVLGTVRISAEKLAVGEVISDWFKMENSRRKDSELKLEMRFVSCDKNPLYRHGIAGDPAHKGVRNTYFPVRIGSKVTLYQDAHVRPECNLPKIELDGGKVFNHDSCWEDICYAISEAHHMIYIVGWSVFHKIKLIREPTKPLPRGGDLTLGDLLKYKSEEGVRVLLLVWDDKTSHNKFFINTTGVMATHDEETRKFFKHSSVMCVLSPRYASNKLSFFKQQVVGTAFTHHQKCVLVDTQASGNNRKVTSFIGGLDLCDGRYDTPEHRLFHDQDTIFKDDVHQPSYPAGTKAPRQPWHDLHCKIDGPAAYDVLMNFEQRWKKATKWREFALLAKKMAQWQDDALIKIERISWIVSPTYPAAKHGDHSIVPEDDPILHVSSEDSPDNWHVQIFRSIDSGSLKGFPKTVDVCEEQNLISAKSLVIDKSIQTAYIQAIRSAQHFIYIENQYFIGSSYAWPDYKDAGADNLIPMELALKIASKIKAGERFAVYVVIPLWPEGAPASATVQEILYWQSQTMQTMYSIVAHEIKVMQLDAHPEDYLNFYCLGKREELPTEMSQDPDEKVSDSQKFKRFMIYVHAKGMIVDDEYVIIGSANINQRSLAGSKDTEIAMGSYQPHHTWAAKKRHPHGQIYGYRMSLWAEHLGILEECYMEGETLECVRKVNEVAKSNWKKFADDEFSELQGHILKYPLQVDAEGKVDSLPGYETFPDLGGKIIGAHSTTLPDILTT